The Bos taurus isolate L1 Dominette 01449 registration number 42190680 breed Hereford chromosome 18, ARS-UCD2.0, whole genome shotgun sequence genome has a window encoding:
- the ATXN1L gene encoding ataxin-1-like isoform X1: MKPVHERSQECLPPKKRDLPVTSEDMGRTTSCSTNHTPSSDASEWSRGVVVAGQSQAGARVSLGGDGAEAITGLTVDQYGMLYKVAVPPATFSPTGLPSVVNMSPLPPTFNVASSLIQHPGIHYPPIHYAQLPSTSLQFIGSPYSLPYAVPPNFLPSPLLSPSANLATSHLPHFVPYASLLAEGATPPPASSPAHSFSKAPSASSPPGQLPHHSSTQPLDLAPGRMPIYYQMSRLPAGYTLHETAPAGASPVLTPQEGQPALEAAAANGQRPRDRNLVRRESEALDSPSNKGEGQGLAPVVECMVDGQLFSGSQSARVEVAVPAHRGTPDTDLEVQRVVGALASQDYRAVAAQRKDEPSPLNLSHHNPDHQGGGRGPARSAAEMAEKNQARGVSPHSHQEPLKHRPFPKAVVVANGNLVPAGTDPGLLPVGSEILVASSLDIQARATFPDKESTLPPVTSSHLPSHFMKGAIIQLATGELKRVEDLQTQDFVRSAEVSGGLKIDSSTVVDIQESQWPGFVMLHFVVGEQQSKVSIEVPPEHPFFVYGQGWSSCSPGRTAQLFSLPCHRLQVGDVCISISLQSLNSNSVSQSSCAPPGQLGPPRERPERTVLGPREQCDSDGKSQPSGEGSRSVEPSQPEPGAQACWSAPSFQRYSTQGEEARAALLRPSFIPQEVKLSIEGRSNAGK; the protein is encoded by the coding sequence ATGAAACCTGTTCATGAGAGGAGTCAGGAATGCCTTCCACCAAAGAAACGAGACCTCCCCGTGACCAGCGAGGATATGGGGAGAACCACCAGCTGCTCAACTAACCACACACCCTCCAGTGATGCTTCTGAATGGTCTCGAGGGGTTGTGGTGGCCGGGCAGAGCCAGGCAGGAGCCAGAGTCAGCCTGGGGGGTGATGGAGCCGAGGCCATCACTGGTCTAACGGTGGACCAGTATGGCATGCTGTATAAGGTGGCTGTGCCACCTGCCACCTTCTCCCCAACTGGCCTCCCATCTGTGGTGAACATGAGCCCCTTGCCCCCCACATTTAATGTAGCGTCTTCTCTGATTCAACATCCGGGAATCCACTATCCCCCAATCCACTATGCTCAGCTCCCGTCCACCTCTCTGCAGTTCATCGGGTCTCCGTACAGCCTTCCTTATGCCGTGCCACCTAATTTCCTCCCGAGtcccctcctttctccttctgccaaCCTCGCCACCTCTCACCTTCCACACTTTGTGCCATACGCCTCACTCCTGGCAGAAGGAGCCACTCCTCCCCCGGCTTCATCCCCAGCCCATTCGTTCAGCAAAGCCCCCTCTGCCAGCTCCCCGCCTGGGCAGTTGCCACATCACTCGAGTACTCAGCCACTGGACCTCGCTCCAGGCCGGATGCCCATTTATTATCAGATGTCCAGGCTCCCTGCTGGGTACACCTTGCATGAAACTGCCCCCGCAGGTGCCAGCCCCGTTCTTACTCCTCAGGAGGGCCAGCCTGCTCTGGAAGCAGCCGCTGCCAATGGACAGAGACCGCGAGATCGGAATTTAGTGAGACGGGAAAGCGAAGCCCTTGACTCCCCCAGCAACAAGGGCGAGGGCCAGGGACTGGCGCCAGTGGTCGAATGCATGGTGGACGGACAATTGTTTTCAGGTTCTCAGTCTGCACGGGTGGAGGTGGCAGTGCCAGCACACCGAGGGACCCCGGACACTGACCTCGAGGTCCAGCGGGTGGTGGGTGCTTTAGCTTCTCAGGACTACCGGGCGGTGGCAGCTCAGAGGAAGGACGAGCCCAGCCCCCTCAACCTGTCCCACCATAACCCTGACCACCAGGGCGGGGGGCGAGGGCCAGCCAGGAGCGCCGCCGAGATGGCCGAGAAAAACCAGGCCCGAGGGGTCTCCCCTCACTCCCATCAGGAACCCCTGAAGCATAGACCTTTCCCCAAAGCAGTGGTTGTAGCCAATGGCAACTTGGTGCCCGCTGGAACTGACCCAGGCCTGCTGCCTGTGGGTTCGGAGATCCTGGTGGCATCAAGTTTGGACATACAGGCCAGAGCCACCTTCCCAGACAAGGAGTCGACGCTACCCCCCGTGACCTCTTCCCATTTGCCCTCCCATTTCATGAAGGGCGCCATCATCCAGCTGGCTACGGGGGAGCTGAAGCGGGTGGAGGACCTCCAGACACAGGATTTTGTGCGCAGTGCCGAAGTGAGCGGGGGGCTGAAGATTGACTCAAGCACAGTTGTGGACATTCAGGAGAGCCAGTGGCCTGGATTTGTCATGCTGCACTTCGTGGTGGGTGAGCAGCAGAGCAAAGTGAGCATCGAGGTGCCCCCCGAGCACCCCTTCTTCGTCTATGGCCAGGGCTGGTCCTCCTGCAGCCCTGGGCGGACTGCACAACTCTTCTCTCTGCCCTGCCATCGGCTCCAGGTGGGAGATGTCTGCATCTCTATCAGTTTACAAAGCTTGAACAGtaactcagtctctcagtccagCTGTGCTCCCCCAGGCCAGCTGGGTCCTCCCCGAGAAAGACCTGAAAGGACAGTCCTGGGACCCCGAGAGCAATGTGACAGTGATGGGAAAAGCCAGCCGTCAGGCGAGGGCTCCCGGTCGGTAGAGCCCTCGCAGCCGGAGCCTGGTGCTCAGGCCTGCTGGTCGGCCCCGAGCTTCCAAAGATACAGCACGCAAGGGGAGGAGGCGCGGGCTGCACTGCTCCGTCCCTCTTTCATTCCACAGGAGGTGAAGCTGTCCATCGAAGGGCGCTCTAATGCGGGGAAATGA
- the ZNF821 gene encoding zinc finger protein 821 isoform X4, which translates to MCPVCGRALSSPGSLGRHLLIHSEDQRSNCAVCGARFTSHATFNSEKLPEVLNVESLPPAHSEGPSSAEGKDIAFTPPVYPAGILLVCNNCAAYRKLLEAQTPSVRKWALRRQNEPLEVRLQRLERERTAKKSRRDNETPEEREVRRMRDREAKRLQRMQETDEQRARRLQRDREAMRLKRANETPEKRQARLIREREAKRLKRRLEKMDMMLRAQFGQDPSAMAALAAEMNFFQLPVSGVELDSQLLGKMAFEEQNSSSLH; encoded by the exons ATGTGTCCCGTCTGTGGCCGGGCCCTCAGCTCCCCAGGGTCACTGGGTCGCCACCTCTTAATCCACTCGGAGGACCAGCGGTCGAACTGTGCTGTGTGTGGAGCCCGTTTCACTAGCCATGCCACATTTAACAG TGAGAAACTCCCTGAAGTCCTTAATGTGGAATCCCTACCACCAGCCCACAGTGAAGGCCCCTCCAGTGCCGAGGGGAAGGACATTGCCTTTACTCCTCCAGTGTACCCTGCTGGAATTCTGCTTGTATGCAACAACTGTGCTGCCTACCGGAAGCTGCTGGAAGCCCAGACCCCCAGCGTCCGCAAATGGGCCTTGCGTCGGCAGAATGAGCCTTTGGAAGTCCGGCTGCAGCGACTGGAACGAGAGCGCACAGCCAAGAAGAGCCGGCGGGACAATGAGACCCCCGAGGAGCGGGAGGTGAGGCGCATGAGGGACCGAGAAGCCAAGCGCCTGCAGCGCATGCAGGAGACGGATGAGCAGCGGGCACGCCGGCTGCAACGAGATCGGGAGGCCATGAGGCTGAAGCGAGCCAACGAGACCCCTGAGAAGCGGCAGGCCCGGCTCATCCGGGAGCGGGAGGCCAAGCGGCTCAAGAGGAGGCTGGAGAAAATGGACATGATGTTACGAGCTCAGTTTGGCCAGGACCCTTCTGCCATGGCAGCCTTAGCAGCCGAAATGAACTTCTTCCAGCTACCTGTGAGTGGGGTGGAGTTGGACAGCCAACTCCTGGGCAAGATGGCCTTTGAAGAGCAGAACAGCAGCTCTCTGCACTGA
- the ZNF821 gene encoding zinc finger protein 821 isoform X2, translating to MTPPQGDQVFAGLEEQARQAMMKTDFPGDLGSQRQAIQQLRDQDSSSSDSEGDEEETTQDEVSSHTSEEDGGVVKVEKELENAEQPVGGKKVVEHEVTENLHSDPLLGLCQCPLCQLDCGSREQLIAHVYQHTAAVVSAKSYMCPVCGRALSSPGSLGRHLLIHSEDQRSNCAVCGARFTSHATFNSEKLPEVLNVESLPPAHSEGPSSAEGKDIAFTPPVYPAGILLVCNNCAAYRKLLEAQTPSVRKWALRRQNEPLEVRLQRLERERTAKKSRRDNETPEEREVRRMRDREAKRLQRMQETDEQRARRLQRDREAMRLKRANETPEKRQARLIREREAKRLKRRLEKMDMMLRAQFGQDPSAMAALAAEMNFFQLPVSGVELDSQLLGKMAFEEQNSSSLH from the exons ATGACCCCACCACAGG GGGATCAAGTATTTGCTGGGCTAGAAGAGCAAGCCCGCCAGGCGATGATGAAAACTGATTTTCCTGGAGACCTTGGCAGTCAGCGACAAGCTATCCAACAACTAAGAGATCAGGACTCCAGTAGCA GTGACAGTGAGGGAGATGAAGAGGAGACCACACAAGATGAAGTCTCTTCCCATACGTCAGAGGAAGATGGAGGAGTGGTCAAAGTGGAAAAAGAGTTAGAAAATGCAGAACAGCCTGTTGGTGGAAAGAAAGTAGTAGAGCATGAG GTCACGGAGAATTTGCATTCTGACCCGTTACTTGGACTCTGCCAGTGTCCCCTCTGCCAGCTCGACTGTGGGAGTCGGGAGCAGCTGATTGCTCACGTGTACCAG CACACTGCAGCCGTGGTGAGCGCCAAGAGCTACATGTGTCCCGTCTGTGGCCGGGCCCTCAGCTCCCCAGGGTCACTGGGTCGCCACCTCTTAATCCACTCGGAGGACCAGCGGTCGAACTGTGCTGTGTGTGGAGCCCGTTTCACTAGCCATGCCACATTTAACAG TGAGAAACTCCCTGAAGTCCTTAATGTGGAATCCCTACCACCAGCCCACAGTGAAGGCCCCTCCAGTGCCGAGGGGAAGGACATTGCCTTTACTCCTCCAGTGTACCCTGCTGGAATTCTGCTTGTATGCAACAACTGTGCTGCCTACCGGAAGCTGCTGGAAGCCCAGACCCCCAGCGTCCGCAAATGGGCCTTGCGTCGGCAGAATGAGCCTTTGGAAGTCCGGCTGCAGCGACTGGAACGAGAGCGCACAGCCAAGAAGAGCCGGCGGGACAATGAGACCCCCGAGGAGCGGGAGGTGAGGCGCATGAGGGACCGAGAAGCCAAGCGCCTGCAGCGCATGCAGGAGACGGATGAGCAGCGGGCACGCCGGCTGCAACGAGATCGGGAGGCCATGAGGCTGAAGCGAGCCAACGAGACCCCTGAGAAGCGGCAGGCCCGGCTCATCCGGGAGCGGGAGGCCAAGCGGCTCAAGAGGAGGCTGGAGAAAATGGACATGATGTTACGAGCTCAGTTTGGCCAGGACCCTTCTGCCATGGCAGCCTTAGCAGCCGAAATGAACTTCTTCCAGCTACCTGTGAGTGGGGTGGAGTTGGACAGCCAACTCCTGGGCAAGATGGCCTTTGAAGAGCAGAACAGCAGCTCTCTGCACTGA
- the ZNF821 gene encoding zinc finger protein 821 isoform X3, with amino-acid sequence MSRRKQTNPNKVHCDSEGDEEETTQDEVSSHTSEEDGGVVKVEKELENAEQPVGGKKVVEHEVTENLHSDPLLGLCQCPLCQLDCGSREQLIAHVYQHTAAVVSAKSYMCPVCGRALSSPGSLGRHLLIHSEDQRSNCAVCGARFTSHATFNSEKLPEVLNVESLPPAHSEGPSSAEGKDIAFTPPVYPAGILLVCNNCAAYRKLLEAQTPSVRKWALRRQNEPLEVRLQRLERERTAKKSRRDNETPEEREVRRMRDREAKRLQRMQETDEQRARRLQRDREAMRLKRANETPEKRQARLIREREAKRLKRRLEKMDMMLRAQFGQDPSAMAALAAEMNFFQLPVSGVELDSQLLGKMAFEEQNSSSLH; translated from the exons GTGACAGTGAGGGAGATGAAGAGGAGACCACACAAGATGAAGTCTCTTCCCATACGTCAGAGGAAGATGGAGGAGTGGTCAAAGTGGAAAAAGAGTTAGAAAATGCAGAACAGCCTGTTGGTGGAAAGAAAGTAGTAGAGCATGAG GTCACGGAGAATTTGCATTCTGACCCGTTACTTGGACTCTGCCAGTGTCCCCTCTGCCAGCTCGACTGTGGGAGTCGGGAGCAGCTGATTGCTCACGTGTACCAG CACACTGCAGCCGTGGTGAGCGCCAAGAGCTACATGTGTCCCGTCTGTGGCCGGGCCCTCAGCTCCCCAGGGTCACTGGGTCGCCACCTCTTAATCCACTCGGAGGACCAGCGGTCGAACTGTGCTGTGTGTGGAGCCCGTTTCACTAGCCATGCCACATTTAACAG TGAGAAACTCCCTGAAGTCCTTAATGTGGAATCCCTACCACCAGCCCACAGTGAAGGCCCCTCCAGTGCCGAGGGGAAGGACATTGCCTTTACTCCTCCAGTGTACCCTGCTGGAATTCTGCTTGTATGCAACAACTGTGCTGCCTACCGGAAGCTGCTGGAAGCCCAGACCCCCAGCGTCCGCAAATGGGCCTTGCGTCGGCAGAATGAGCCTTTGGAAGTCCGGCTGCAGCGACTGGAACGAGAGCGCACAGCCAAGAAGAGCCGGCGGGACAATGAGACCCCCGAGGAGCGGGAGGTGAGGCGCATGAGGGACCGAGAAGCCAAGCGCCTGCAGCGCATGCAGGAGACGGATGAGCAGCGGGCACGCCGGCTGCAACGAGATCGGGAGGCCATGAGGCTGAAGCGAGCCAACGAGACCCCTGAGAAGCGGCAGGCCCGGCTCATCCGGGAGCGGGAGGCCAAGCGGCTCAAGAGGAGGCTGGAGAAAATGGACATGATGTTACGAGCTCAGTTTGGCCAGGACCCTTCTGCCATGGCAGCCTTAGCAGCCGAAATGAACTTCTTCCAGCTACCTGTGAGTGGGGTGGAGTTGGACAGCCAACTCCTGGGCAAGATGGCCTTTGAAGAGCAGAACAGCAGCTCTCTGCACTGA
- the ZNF821 gene encoding zinc finger protein 821 isoform X1, with protein sequence MSRRKQTNPNKVHWDQVFAGLEEQARQAMMKTDFPGDLGSQRQAIQQLRDQDSSSSDSEGDEEETTQDEVSSHTSEEDGGVVKVEKELENAEQPVGGKKVVEHEVTENLHSDPLLGLCQCPLCQLDCGSREQLIAHVYQHTAAVVSAKSYMCPVCGRALSSPGSLGRHLLIHSEDQRSNCAVCGARFTSHATFNSEKLPEVLNVESLPPAHSEGPSSAEGKDIAFTPPVYPAGILLVCNNCAAYRKLLEAQTPSVRKWALRRQNEPLEVRLQRLERERTAKKSRRDNETPEEREVRRMRDREAKRLQRMQETDEQRARRLQRDREAMRLKRANETPEKRQARLIREREAKRLKRRLEKMDMMLRAQFGQDPSAMAALAAEMNFFQLPVSGVELDSQLLGKMAFEEQNSSSLH encoded by the exons GGGATCAAGTATTTGCTGGGCTAGAAGAGCAAGCCCGCCAGGCGATGATGAAAACTGATTTTCCTGGAGACCTTGGCAGTCAGCGACAAGCTATCCAACAACTAAGAGATCAGGACTCCAGTAGCA GTGACAGTGAGGGAGATGAAGAGGAGACCACACAAGATGAAGTCTCTTCCCATACGTCAGAGGAAGATGGAGGAGTGGTCAAAGTGGAAAAAGAGTTAGAAAATGCAGAACAGCCTGTTGGTGGAAAGAAAGTAGTAGAGCATGAG GTCACGGAGAATTTGCATTCTGACCCGTTACTTGGACTCTGCCAGTGTCCCCTCTGCCAGCTCGACTGTGGGAGTCGGGAGCAGCTGATTGCTCACGTGTACCAG CACACTGCAGCCGTGGTGAGCGCCAAGAGCTACATGTGTCCCGTCTGTGGCCGGGCCCTCAGCTCCCCAGGGTCACTGGGTCGCCACCTCTTAATCCACTCGGAGGACCAGCGGTCGAACTGTGCTGTGTGTGGAGCCCGTTTCACTAGCCATGCCACATTTAACAG TGAGAAACTCCCTGAAGTCCTTAATGTGGAATCCCTACCACCAGCCCACAGTGAAGGCCCCTCCAGTGCCGAGGGGAAGGACATTGCCTTTACTCCTCCAGTGTACCCTGCTGGAATTCTGCTTGTATGCAACAACTGTGCTGCCTACCGGAAGCTGCTGGAAGCCCAGACCCCCAGCGTCCGCAAATGGGCCTTGCGTCGGCAGAATGAGCCTTTGGAAGTCCGGCTGCAGCGACTGGAACGAGAGCGCACAGCCAAGAAGAGCCGGCGGGACAATGAGACCCCCGAGGAGCGGGAGGTGAGGCGCATGAGGGACCGAGAAGCCAAGCGCCTGCAGCGCATGCAGGAGACGGATGAGCAGCGGGCACGCCGGCTGCAACGAGATCGGGAGGCCATGAGGCTGAAGCGAGCCAACGAGACCCCTGAGAAGCGGCAGGCCCGGCTCATCCGGGAGCGGGAGGCCAAGCGGCTCAAGAGGAGGCTGGAGAAAATGGACATGATGTTACGAGCTCAGTTTGGCCAGGACCCTTCTGCCATGGCAGCCTTAGCAGCCGAAATGAACTTCTTCCAGCTACCTGTGAGTGGGGTGGAGTTGGACAGCCAACTCCTGGGCAAGATGGCCTTTGAAGAGCAGAACAGCAGCTCTCTGCACTGA